A genomic region of Papaver somniferum cultivar HN1 chromosome 7, ASM357369v1, whole genome shotgun sequence contains the following coding sequences:
- the LOC113294441 gene encoding uncharacterized protein LOC113294441 has protein sequence MTTRGKKGIFKPKPPKALFSSKYPVLVGLLASTEYFVPTSVAQAKRHPKWLNSLVTECTTLKNAGTWTLEPPHPSQNLVGCKWVFKIKHNTDGTIERLKSRLVAKGYHQQEGINYEETFSPVAKPTTIRLTLALAVHNNCPVKKT, from the coding sequence ATGACTACCAGGGGCAAAAAAGGGATTTTCAAACCAAAACCTCCTAAAGCTTTATTTTCTTCCAAATATCCAGTACTTGTAGGATTACTTGCTTCGACAGAATACTTTGTTCCTACTTCAGTTGCTCAGGCTAAGAGACATCCAAAATGGCTCAACTCATTAGTTACAGAATGTACAACTCTCAAAAATGCTGGCACTTGGACTCTTGAGCCACCACATCCATCACAAAACTTAGTGGGATGTAAATGGGTCTTCAAAATCAAACACAATACTGATGGCACTATAGAGAGATTGAAATCTAGACTTGTTGCAAAGGGTTATCATCAACAAGAGGGGATAAACTATGAAGAAACTTTCAGCCCAGTTGCAAAGCCTACTACTATCAGATTAACTTTGGCTCTTGCTGTTCACAACAACTGTCCAGTTAAAAAAACTTGA